One window of the Hypanus sabinus isolate sHypSab1 chromosome 13, sHypSab1.hap1, whole genome shotgun sequence genome contains the following:
- the LOC132404033 gene encoding polyubiquitin-like, translating into MCRRCALRSRSRNPINQTVQKVTITVTALDGKSLQLHLIVHARISAIKRSLEEEWKIPAPLQRLVYHGTFMNDDKTLLDSNIFVETEIQLIRLMEIIVQLPEENRAVKVSQIDKVSNLKNQIESQTSLRKTQYYLTFQSQALEDGRTLQSYGIQHNSTITVNLRLHGGRDN; encoded by the coding sequence ACAGTGCAGAAGGTTACCATCACAGTGACTGCCCTGGATGGCAAATCACTACAACTACATCTCATCGTTCATGCTAGAATCTCCGCGATCAAACGCAGCCTCGAGGAAGAGTGGAAGATTCCAGCTCCCCTGCAACGCCTGGTTTACCATGGCACCTTTATGAATGATGACAAAACCTTgctggattccaacatcttcgtTGAAACAGAGATTCAGCTGATCAGGCTAATGGAAATAATTGTCCAGTTACCTGAGGAGAACAGGGCAGTTAAAGTTTCACAGATAGACAaggtttcaaatttaaaaaatcaaattGAATCTCAGACATCACTCAGAAAAACACAATACTACTTAACCTTTCAGTCACAGGCACTTGAGGATGGACGTACACTACAATCTTATGGCATTCAGCATAATTCAACCATCACTGTTAACCTGCGGCTGCATGGTGGACGTGATAATTAA